One window of Methanogenium organophilum genomic DNA carries:
- a CDS encoding zinc metalloprotease, which produces MEMKKGMRALSVILVLLLVSVIVVPAVSADGNILSMDNQINSGAIFEIPDYTHDLQTNVSSSDKTMESLSNEYGPLNIASTVERYDIVQFREINLKTDQKNLLKVTIYGIEYNMNLERMDFEDIDDGIDSYSGSIDGIDDSIAIFTFDKNLVHGSLQLQDEFLFISPVQNRENSLKTDMPLHVVYSSQDMKQPEKPFKIDSDRLLPPEIALSETDISSFGSESVELTRGWATVYVLVATDDEFIALESNWVSTAQQYMAQAAYQYQRPDIQVFLNVAGYDASKSGILSGDNRLISDPLGLFFDTFEPSYLDGKNADIAIYLGGNDKSGSEQGGSWGYSCYDDPDHPGWHDYCRYAWSQMVADVDTIDLYDGSYHARVFCIIHEIGHIFNADHENTGGYNQACCWFEGVVPKYTVMNSCYYGSNFHTWEYSSLDYHGDSTHDNARAIELVKGDISSLV; this is translated from the coding sequence ATGGAAATGAAAAAAGGAATGCGAGCGCTTTCTGTGATCCTTGTATTGTTGCTGGTAAGTGTTATTGTCGTGCCAGCGGTGAGTGCTGATGGGAATATTCTGAGTATGGATAATCAAATTAATTCTGGAGCAATTTTTGAAATACCTGATTATACTCATGATTTGCAAACCAACGTGTCTTCTTCAGATAAAACTATGGAATCATTGTCAAATGAATATGGACCATTAAACATAGCATCAACTGTTGAGAGATATGATATTGTTCAATTCAGAGAAATAAACCTGAAAACCGATCAAAAAAATTTGTTGAAGGTGACAATATATGGTATAGAATATAATATGAATCTTGAAAGGATGGATTTCGAAGATATTGATGATGGGATTGATTCCTATTCAGGAAGTATTGATGGAATCGATGATTCTATAGCAATATTTACCTTTGACAAAAATCTTGTTCACGGGTCTCTTCAGCTTCAGGATGAGTTCTTATTCATATCACCCGTTCAGAACAGAGAAAATTCCCTGAAAACCGATATGCCTTTGCATGTTGTCTATTCTTCACAAGATATGAAGCAGCCGGAGAAACCATTTAAAATTGATTCTGATAGACTATTACCCCCTGAAATTGCTTTATCTGAAACAGATATTTCATCCTTTGGTTCAGAATCAGTGGAATTAACAAGAGGGTGGGCAACTGTATATGTTCTTGTAGCAACGGATGATGAGTTCATTGCCCTTGAATCAAACTGGGTTTCAACCGCACAGCAATATATGGCTCAGGCAGCGTACCAGTATCAGAGACCTGATATACAGGTATTCCTGAATGTTGCAGGGTATGATGCATCTAAAAGTGGTATTCTATCCGGAGATAACAGGTTGATATCTGATCCATTGGGATTATTTTTTGATACATTTGAGCCTTCATATTTAGATGGAAAAAACGCAGATATAGCGATATATTTGGGTGGAAATGACAAAAGTGGATCAGAACAAGGTGGATCATGGGGGTATTCCTGTTATGACGATCCTGATCATCCCGGATGGCATGACTACTGCCGGTATGCCTGGTCACAGATGGTAGCCGATGTTGATACTATCGATTTATACGACGGATCTTACCATGCAAGGGTATTTTGTATCATTCATGAAATTGGACATATTTTCAATGCGGACCATGAAAATACCGGAGGATACAATCAGGCATGTTGTTGGTTTGAGGGAGTAGTTCCTAAATATACTGTTATGAACAGTTGTTATTATGGTAGCAATTTTCATACGTGGGAATACTCTTCTCTGGATTACCATGGTGATTCGACTCACGACAATGCAAGAGCTATTGAATTGGTGAAAGGAGATATCAGTTCATTGGTCTGA
- a CDS encoding winged helix-turn-helix transcriptional regulator: protein MAEIRPLTLTFILILLVVYLIGPATATPGGYIVKPAPENDPDEERHEFTPISFWELTPRAMLIDIALCISPVLIFPVEFLFAVKLWIYLGYRKVAKYNVLNSTVRSEMFECICNNPGITFSALARECNIGKGTQQYHLKLLMREHKIISVKKKGQTGFFENNSKYGELQQTMLLQLRSDTVRQIYEILILHPNVSRKEVARYLGISGSSVTWQMERLCAEGTVSATKSGKYTCYLLNPKAKEILRDYLPDHPVAGATGQAQKESSELRSAVPVTSGEIPSSD from the coding sequence ATGGCAGAAATACGGCCACTCACTCTCACATTCATCCTTATCCTCTTGGTTGTATACCTCATCGGTCCGGCAACCGCAACACCCGGAGGGTATATTGTCAAACCGGCTCCCGAGAATGACCCGGATGAAGAGAGACACGAATTCACCCCCATCTCCTTTTGGGAGTTAACTCCCCGTGCAATGCTCATCGACATTGCACTCTGTATTTCTCCCGTTCTGATATTCCCGGTCGAATTTCTGTTTGCAGTGAAATTATGGATTTATCTGGGATATCGAAAGGTTGCGAAATACAACGTGCTCAATAGCACTGTTCGTTCAGAAATGTTTGAATGCATCTGCAATAACCCGGGAATTACATTTTCTGCCCTTGCACGTGAATGCAACATCGGGAAGGGAACGCAACAATATCACCTCAAATTGTTAATGAGGGAACATAAAATAATCTCAGTTAAGAAAAAGGGACAAACCGGATTTTTTGAGAATAATAGTAAATATGGGGAATTACAGCAGACCATGCTGCTGCAGCTCAGGAGTGATACGGTGCGGCAGATCTATGAAATCCTGATCCTTCATCCCAATGTCTCACGTAAAGAGGTCGCCCGTTACCTTGGCATATCCGGATCTTCCGTGACATGGCAAATGGAACGGCTCTGTGCTGAAGGCACTGTTTCCGCCACGAAATCCGGGAAATACACCTGTTACCTCCTCAATCCAAAAGCAAAAGAAATTCTTCGGGATTACCTGCCCGACCATCCGGTTGCGGGCGCGACGGGTCAGGCACAAAAGGAATCATCTGAGCTGCGGTCTGCGGTTCCGGTTACATCGGGTGAAATTCCCTCATCAGATTAA
- a CDS encoding M12 family metallo-peptidase, with amino-acid sequence MKPKIEMRALSVLLALLFVSVIVVPAVSALDSEIGNEQMHSESVGKKALVHFGDMTEIRITDERTIAKIPSSIKNYDLVVFDIQRIREILLSGDTLTVYVEGQPYVMDIQEILTDTEALAIGIHSFTGSLIGVEDSEVILTFDDRVLLSRIAINKTEYYIESTSMKDPKSTNAFLQYVYSSKDVVPEGDTILIDSYLPSTHVINETEYALKKILEEQAYSDATVTVRVLVATDSKWMTDEPDWQVKAANIITDCNYEMNTIGVNLVPIYDTSKAQLLSDDPQIQGSPLSTFAAYYPKSYLNSKSADFGLYLGGFDSTSNGVGSSGGYDHNTLYRHAWTQMADDPSTYDAVHKDRAVVTLHEIGHVFDADHDPATGQTETYNRPYRFYEHYSYWQTVMWGYFMKSNWLEFSADDGYYGDANHDNERRISETKGVVASYC; translated from the coding sequence ATGAAACCAAAAATTGAAATGCGAGCACTTTCTGTGCTGTTGGCGTTGCTGTTTGTGAGTGTTATTGTGGTGCCGGCGGTGAGTGCTTTAGACTCTGAAATTGGAAATGAACAGATGCACAGTGAATCCGTTGGCAAGAAGGCTCTTGTCCACTTTGGAGACATGACAGAGATAAGAATCACCGATGAGAGGACGATTGCCAAAATCCCTTCTTCGATAAAGAACTATGATTTAGTAGTCTTTGACATACAAAGAATTCGAGAAATTCTACTTAGTGGTGATACATTGACAGTATATGTTGAAGGGCAGCCCTATGTGATGGATATACAAGAAATATTGACCGATACAGAAGCTCTTGCTATTGGGATCCATTCCTTCACTGGAAGCCTCATCGGTGTTGAGGATAGCGAGGTGATCCTTACGTTTGATGACAGAGTTCTGCTGAGCAGAATCGCTATTAACAAAACTGAATATTACATTGAAAGCACATCGATGAAAGATCCGAAATCCACAAATGCGTTCTTGCAATATGTGTACTCATCAAAGGACGTTGTCCCTGAAGGCGACACGATCCTCATTGATTCCTATCTCCCTTCAACTCACGTAATCAACGAAACAGAATACGCATTGAAAAAGATACTGGAAGAACAGGCTTATTCAGATGCAACTGTCACCGTCAGAGTTCTTGTTGCTACTGATAGTAAGTGGATGACAGATGAGCCTGACTGGCAGGTAAAAGCGGCAAATATCATCACAGACTGTAACTATGAAATGAATACTATCGGAGTGAACCTTGTACCAATTTATGATACTTCGAAGGCACAACTGCTCTCCGACGATCCACAGATTCAAGGTTCTCCGCTCTCAACATTTGCTGCATATTATCCAAAATCGTATCTAAATTCGAAATCTGCAGATTTTGGGTTGTATTTAGGCGGTTTTGACTCTACATCGAATGGAGTTGGATCTTCAGGGGGGTATGATCACAATACTCTCTACAGGCATGCATGGACACAAATGGCAGATGATCCCTCTACATACGACGCTGTGCACAAGGACAGGGCGGTTGTAACTCTACACGAAATTGGGCATGTTTTTGATGCGGATCATGATCCAGCAACTGGACAGACAGAGACATACAACCGACCATATAGGTTTTATGAGCATTATAGCTATTGGCAGACTGTTATGTGGGGTTATTTCATGAAAAGTAATTGGTTAGAATTTTCGGCAGATGATGGATATTATGGTGATGCCAATCATGACAATGAGCGAAGAATTTCTGAAACGAAGGGTGTTGTTGCCTCTTATTGTTGA
- a CDS encoding protease inhibitor I42 family protein produces MKLKKGMRELSVLLTVMMVTLAVGCLGLDQQYPEENVTSIECLESSGFGGNMTVDEMQNNSTICVKLHESFTIRLNENRRTGYQWYMTASPGLRISDGGVIWYDEDGNPSPTFIGIRGVREWNVTTVNTGVQTISAIHRRPEFISGEEATFNLTIVVE; encoded by the coding sequence ATGAAACTGAAGAAAGGAATGCGTGAACTTTCTGTGCTCCTGACAGTGATGATGGTTACTCTGGCAGTTGGGTGCCTTGGTTTGGACCAGCAGTATCCGGAAGAAAACGTTACATCAATTGAATGTTTGGAGAGTTCAGGTTTCGGAGGGAATATGACTGTTGATGAAATGCAGAATAATTCTACGATATGCGTAAAATTGCATGAGTCTTTCACAATCCGTCTGAATGAAAACCGAAGAACCGGATATCAATGGTACATGACTGCAAGTCCTGGCCTCCGTATATCAGATGGGGGTGTTATCTGGTATGATGAAGATGGAAATCCTTCACCCACATTCATTGGAATAAGAGGTGTGCGTGAGTGGAATGTCACCACAGTTAATACGGGGGTACAGACAATATCAGCAATTCATCGACGTCCTGAATTTATTTCAGGTGAGGAAGCGACCTTTAATTTGACAATCGTTGTGGAATAG
- a CDS encoding precorrin-2 dehydrogenase/sirohydrochlorin ferrochelatase family protein, with product MIRLNACSINLYSGMIPLMMDLRDAKVVIAGGGAVGARKARFFASEARVVVLSRSFHPDFAETAVETVKCDLSGMDDDEIVSHLRESFLVITALEDVELNRRIAALARRCGAHVNDAHGVLGDVTLPSVVRGETYSIGISTFGRSPGMARHLRLCIEEHCGDIDGMVRLQETLRENLKQIVPDQLVRSQILNEVLDDPAMWDALARGTAQAKEEALRKYL from the coding sequence GTGATACGGTTAAATGCGTGCAGCATCAATCTCTATTCAGGTATGATCCCGCTGATGATGGACCTCAGGGACGCGAAGGTTGTGATCGCAGGTGGCGGTGCCGTCGGCGCCCGGAAGGCACGCTTTTTTGCTTCGGAAGCCCGTGTCGTGGTCCTCAGTCGTTCATTTCACCCGGATTTTGCAGAGACTGCCGTGGAGACGGTGAAGTGTGATCTCTCCGGGATGGATGATGATGAGATCGTATCCCATCTTCGTGAGAGTTTTCTCGTAATCACTGCTCTTGAAGATGTGGAGCTGAACCGGAGAATTGCGGCTTTGGCACGCCGGTGCGGTGCGCACGTGAACGATGCTCACGGTGTTCTGGGTGACGTCACCCTCCCCTCGGTGGTGCGCGGCGAAACCTACTCCATTGGCATCTCCACCTTCGGGCGCAGCCCCGGGATGGCGCGCCATCTCCGTCTCTGTATTGAAGAGCACTGCGGGGATATCGACGGCATGGTCCGTTTGCAGGAGACACTGCGGGAAAACCTGAAACAGATAGTCCCCGACCAGCTTGTCCGCTCGCAGATTCTTAATGAAGTATTGGATGACCCTGCGATGTGGGATGCCCTTGCCCGAGGCACTGCGCAGGCAAAAGAGGAGGCCCTCAGGAAATATCTATGA
- the hemA gene encoding glutamyl-tRNA reductase, whose product MKNTLIPSVAIAGISHHGSDITELEQFRFSDEASLLADAKVRFKGAVLLQTCNRIEFLVEGNAAMAETFLREQGREGFRVLEGEGALRHLLRLSAGMDSMVVGEDQILGQLKSALALSREHGVCSPLVERCITKAVHVGVEVRQRTNINKGAVSIGSAAVELAEDLLGSLDGKHILIVGGGEMGTLVTQALAEKDLTAIYVTNRTFARAEELADLVGGKAVHLDELLRYAALADVIISCTAAPHPIIRYDAVCDAMRGRVWPLDEGKKPLVIIDIAQPRDVEDAVGDIDGVYLFTIDDLRTVSERNMNNRKEEALEAYAFLDDELTQFVTLLNRAGASDLLAHLHSWAEMIRCRERDKAAARLRSSGAPAEEILDDLSRVLVKKLLNDVTFSVRRCAESGEIESAQALVHAVTTGDDECFRKDDCED is encoded by the coding sequence ATGAAAAATACTCTTATCCCATCGGTTGCCATCGCAGGCATCAGCCACCACGGGAGCGATATCACAGAACTGGAGCAGTTCCGGTTCTCCGATGAAGCGTCCCTTCTCGCAGACGCAAAGGTTCGGTTTAAAGGAGCGGTTCTGCTCCAGACATGCAACCGGATTGAATTTCTGGTGGAAGGGAACGCCGCGATGGCAGAGACGTTTCTCCGCGAACAGGGGCGCGAAGGATTCCGGGTGCTGGAGGGGGAGGGCGCCCTGCGCCATCTGCTCCGCCTCTCCGCAGGCATGGATTCCATGGTGGTCGGCGAAGACCAGATCCTGGGACAACTGAAGTCGGCACTCGCCCTCTCGCGTGAGCACGGCGTTTGTAGCCCGCTTGTCGAGCGCTGCATCACAAAGGCGGTGCATGTAGGTGTCGAGGTGCGCCAGCGCACGAATATCAATAAGGGGGCCGTCTCCATCGGGTCTGCTGCGGTTGAACTGGCAGAGGATCTCTTGGGGAGCCTTGACGGCAAGCATATTCTCATCGTGGGCGGTGGTGAGATGGGGACCCTTGTCACGCAGGCACTTGCGGAAAAAGACCTGACCGCAATCTACGTCACCAACCGGACCTTTGCACGTGCGGAGGAGCTGGCGGATCTGGTCGGGGGCAAGGCGGTGCACCTTGATGAGCTCTTACGCTATGCCGCTCTTGCGGATGTCATTATATCATGCACCGCAGCACCGCACCCTATCATCCGGTATGATGCGGTATGTGATGCGATGCGGGGACGCGTCTGGCCGCTCGATGAGGGTAAAAAGCCACTTGTCATCATTGACATCGCCCAGCCCCGTGATGTGGAGGACGCGGTCGGCGACATTGACGGGGTATATCTCTTTACCATTGATGACCTCCGCACGGTCAGCGAACGGAATATGAACAACCGGAAAGAGGAGGCCCTCGAGGCATATGCGTTTCTGGATGATGAACTGACGCAGTTTGTGACCCTCCTCAACCGGGCCGGTGCAAGTGATCTTCTTGCCCATCTCCATTCATGGGCAGAGATGATCCGGTGCCGTGAACGCGACAAAGCAGCTGCACGCCTCCGGTCATCGGGTGCGCCTGCCGAAGAGATACTCGATGACCTGTCACGGGTGCTTGTCAAAAAATTGCTCAATGACGTAACTTTCTCGGTGAGGCGGTGCGCAGAGAGTGGTGAGATTGAATCTGCACAGGCACTGGTGCATGCAGTAACCACAGGAGATGACGAATGTTTCCGGAAAGACGATTGCGAAGACTGA
- a CDS encoding transcriptional regulator FilR1 domain-containing protein: MISGEFLQTPYIVSNDLFSTDSPAPAWGERLFSYFRDLSEEFTII, encoded by the coding sequence ATGATATCTGGAGAATTTCTTCAAACACCGTATATAGTCTCAAACGACCTCTTCAGCACTGACAGTCCGGCCCCTGCCTGGGGCGAGCGCCTCTTTTCGTATTTTCGGGATCTATCAGAAGAGTTTACGATCATCTGA